AAAAAATGAAAAGGGCTTTGATAATTGTGGATCATGGCAGTGTTGTGGATCAAGCAAATGATATGCTTGTGCAGGTCACGCAAATGTTGAGAGAGGATAACGAGTGCAACTTCGAAATAGTGCGCTACTCGCACATGGAGCTAGCCGAGCCGACAATATCTCAGACATTCGACGCATGCGTAGCCGATGGCGCGGAGGAAATTATAGTACACCCCTATTTTCTCTTCCCGGGCAAACATTCAACACAGGATATACCAAATATGGTGAAAGAAGCCGCAAAGAAGCATCCGCAAGTTTCATACAGAGTCACCGACCCTCTTGGGTTAGATGATAAAATTCTTAAGGTTGTTCTTGAGAGGGCAAAAAGTAACGCTTTTAAGTAAATCATCATCTCTAAGCTTTTTTTATAATACGTTAATATCTTTCTATGAAGGAGTATAAAGTATTCATCTTTGACCTTTTTGATACCCTGATTGATTTTAATCGATCTCGTCTGCCGGAGTTTTCTATAAACGGTGAGAAACATAATTCAACCTTCACCCCTGTCTTTAAGGTATTTGAAAAATATTATCAAGGTTACGATAGGGATAAATTTCATGATTCATTCGTGGCAAGCTATGAAAAATTCCAACAACTAAAATCGATTGACAATAAGGAATTTTACAATGGGGAAAGGTTCGAGATTTTGATGAGCAGTTTAGGAATTGAATTAAATTCTGATGTCGGCCCGGTAATAGATGAGATGGTTAAGGCGCATATGAAGGGTCTTTCTACCACAATGGAGTTTCCGGAAGAGAATAGAGATGCATTAGATTTTATTTTCGAAAAGAATAATAGGTTGGCTATTATTTCTAATTTTGACTACGCTCCAGCAGCTTACATGCTCCTTAACAAGTTTGATATACGAAAGTACTTCGAAATAGTCGTAATATCGGTAGAAATAGGCTGGAGAAAGCCAAGGCCCGAGATATTTTTGAAGGCTCTCGAGCTCCTCAATTCAGCCCCCGGCGACGCCTTATATGTCGGTGATAATTACTATGCGGACGTTGTAGGGGCAAAATCGGTTGGCATGGATGTTATTTGGATTAATAGAAGAGATGAAAAAATTTATGATCAAAAATACCATCCTAATCACACAGTCTCTAAGTTTACGGATATAATTGGTGTAATATCAAAGGCTTACATATAATACTTAATTTCTTTTATAACATTAATTAAGTTTTAAAATAAGATTGATCTTGGAATCTCCCTATTTTATTACAGACATTAACACCTTCTACCTGTCAAATCTTAAAAAGCTCTTCTAGGTCCTCAATTTCTACTTCTAGCAAACTATCCGCGATTAGGTTTGCCTCGGAAAGTTTGCAGCTTGTATACGAATTAGTTATTGCGAGTGTTCTCATCCCAGCAACCCTTGCGGCCCTGATGCCGGCAGACGAATCCTCTATGACTAAGCACTCAGAGGGGTATATAGGCTCTGAGCCATGGGGAAGTTTCTTATTTATTTTGAGAAGAGCCTTTACAAAGACCTCAGGATCGGGCTTGCATTTTTGTACATCTTCGGCACTCACGATAACACTAAATTTATCCTTTATCCCGGCATAATCTAGTATAAATTCTATTTCATGTTTTAATGCACCGGAGCCAATACCCAAAAGATACTTTTTATGTACCGAAGTTACAAAATCAATTACCCCAGGGAATATTTTAGTGTCCTCTCTTATTAATTTTTCATAACTTTCCGATTTTTTTTGCATGAAACCCTCAATTGTAAAATCATCAAAATTCATTTTCCTATCCCTGAGAATATTTGAAAAAAGAGTCCTGTCATCCAACGCTAAATATCGTTCGTAGTACTCCTCTTCCGAGAGAAAAATTCCATTCTGACCCAGAACCCCTTGAAATGCTTTCAGGTGAACAGGTTCAGCATCCACAATAATTCCATCAAAGTCGAAGACTATTGCCTTTAACATAATGAATTTCCTTATATCTGGAGATTTAGACCTAATTTTCGATAAATATTATTAACAAATTTATTTAACTTTTAATATTCAACATTAAATTCTAATAACTTGAAGCAATTATATGCAAGAGCTAATATTGAGAAGTAAAATACATAATGTAATCTGTTAGAATCTTTATTAAATTCCTTCTAGATTTCATACCAGAAGCTAAATCTTTTTATTAATATTGCAATATAAGCGGCTTATCTAACTGTCCGTTTTCATCTTAAATTTAAGGATTAGAACATTAGTTGTAGGTAGACTTATACCTAGCATCTTCGAGACTATTTAAACCGTAATGCAATCCAGGTCAAACCTGACATTTTAGGATTCATCTATTCACTCTTTGCCTTTTTTAACGACAAATCCCTATTTATGATAGCGTCTTCATTTCCAGGTTCAAGGTTAACCACCTCACTGAAGTCTCTATAAGCCTTATCATATTTATGCGTGAAATTATATGCAATACCCCTATTGAAATAGCTAGCCGCATCCTTTGGGTTAAGAATAATAGCCTTTGTAGCGGTCCTGATCACATCTTCATATTCTTTTAGTTCCAGATATGCGGCTGCCAGGCTGCTAAGTGCATCTGCATTCGTTTGATCCAGGATTGTTGCCTTTTCCAGGTCTGCAACTGCCTTTTCGTATTGTTCTAGTCTCAAATAGGAGTACCCCCTATAAAAATATAAAATTTTATCCAATGGGTTTGCCTCTAATGCCTTGTCGAAACTATCTATTGCGTTTTGGTATTCATAATCCTGAAGAAAATCGATTCCCTCCGTTCTATAATTTCTAATACTAGTTTTTTCTATTTCATTGGTTTCAGGTCTAGCGGTCGTTGGCATAAGATCGCCGGGCAAAATATGGGCGACTCT
This window of the Thermodesulfobacteriota bacterium genome carries:
- a CDS encoding CbiX/SirB N-terminal domain-containing protein; translation: MKRALIIVDHGSVVDQANDMLVQVTQMLREDNECNFEIVRYSHMELAEPTISQTFDACVADGAEEIIVHPYFLFPGKHSTQDIPNMVKEAAKKHPQVSYRVTDPLGLDDKILKVVLERAKSNAFK
- a CDS encoding HAD family hydrolase, with translation MKEYKVFIFDLFDTLIDFNRSRLPEFSINGEKHNSTFTPVFKVFEKYYQGYDRDKFHDSFVASYEKFQQLKSIDNKEFYNGERFEILMSSLGIELNSDVGPVIDEMVKAHMKGLSTTMEFPEENRDALDFIFEKNNRLAIISNFDYAPAAYMLLNKFDIRKYFEIVVISVEIGWRKPRPEIFLKALELLNSAPGDALYVGDNYYADVVGAKSVGMDVIWINRRDEKIYDQKYHPNHTVSKFTDIIGVISKAYI
- a CDS encoding HAD family phosphatase; translation: MLKAIVFDFDGIIVDAEPVHLKAFQGVLGQNGIFLSEEEYYERYLALDDRTLFSNILRDRKMNFDDFTIEGFMQKKSESYEKLIREDTKIFPGVIDFVTSVHKKYLLGIGSGALKHEIEFILDYAGIKDKFSVIVSAEDVQKCKPDPEVFVKALLKINKKLPHGSEPIYPSECLVIEDSSAGIRAARVAGMRTLAITNSYTSCKLSEANLIADSLLEVEIEDLEELFKI
- a CDS encoding tetratricopeptide repeat protein, producing MRFLYTLCWILISFLIFRNAVAQEDFIQRYIISGKTIEVVFGAYGFTDSKWIGRCEPETASKLCGKTYTGSYKDELHTWEFSRLNENTGSVETRRSQALRKGDPVNYKMVIWDEEFSFDEKGNVLHSGDGRVAHILPGDLMPTTARPETNEIEKTSIRNYRTEGIDFLQDYEYQNAIDSFDKALEANPLDKILYFYRGYSYLRLEQYEKAVADLEKATILDQTNADALSSLAAAYLELKEYEDVIRTATKAIILNPKDAASYFNRGIAYNFTHKYDKAYRDFSEVVNLEPGNEDAIINRDLSLKKAKSE